The proteins below are encoded in one region of Drosophila santomea strain STO CAGO 1482 chromosome 2R, Prin_Dsan_1.1, whole genome shotgun sequence:
- the LOC120445175 gene encoding cytochrome b5-related protein, with translation MVIEEWKKSGIATKFPTYRNSALITTHSWQKGKRQDDRAEGLWRINDGIYDFTSFIDKHPGGPFWIRETKGTDITEAFEAHHLTTAPEKMIAKYKVRDAAEPRIYTLTLEEGGFYKTLKERVREQLKTIDKRPKKKSDLIHLGLIVSLYLFGIASAKYNSLLALVLAGVALCWTVIVSHNYFHRRDNWQMYAFNLGLMNFASWRVSHALSHHIYPNSYFDLELSMFEPLLCWVPNPHIKSKLMRYVSWVTEPVAYALAFFIQMGTRIFYSLRHTNILYWHDLLPLSIPIAIYLGTGGSLGVWICVRQWLAMTSIASFSFCVIGLNAAHHDPEIYHEGDANREDRDWGLFQVDTIIDRGDLKWSQFLVLTHFGDHVLHHLFPTLDHGLLPALYPVLYQTLDEFKGHLRECNHIEHMIGQHKQLLRIEPNPRAPGAGK, from the exons ATGGTAATCGAGGAGTGGAAGAAGAGTGGCATTGCCACCAAGTTTCCTACATACCGAAACTCGGCCCTTATCACCACACACAGCTGGCAAAAGGGCAAACGGCAGGACGATCGAGCAGAAGGACTTTGGCGCATCAACGATGGCATCTACGACTTCACCTCGTTCATTGACAAGCATCCTGGCGGTCCTTTCTGGATTCGTGAGACCAAGGGCACCGACATAACCGAGGCCTTCGAGGCACACCATCTGACCACGGCTCCTGAGAAGATGATCGCCAAATATAAAGTGAGGGATGCGGCTGAGCCCAGGATCTACACCCTTACCCTGGAGGAGGGAGGCTTCTACAAGACTCTAAAGGAGCGAGTGCGTGAGCAACTGAAGACCATAGACAAGCGTCCGAAAAAGAAGAGTGAT CTCATCCACCTGGGACTGATTGTGTCGCTGTACCTGTTTGGCATTGCCAGTGCCAAGTACAACAGCCTTTTGGCTCTCGTCCTGGCGGGTGTGGCCCTCTGCTGGACGGTGATCGTGTCCCACAACTACTTCCATCGTCGGGACAACTGGCAGATGTACGCCTTTAACCTGGGCCTGATGAACTTTGCGTCCTGGCGTGTGTCCCATGCGCTGTCCCACCACATCTACCCCAATTCGTATTTCGATCTGGAGCTCTCGATGTTTGAGCCCTTGCTGTGCTGGGTGCCCAATCCGCACATCAAGAGCAAGCTGATGCGTTATGTGTCCTGGGTCACGGAGCCGGTGGCATATGCCCTCGCCTTCTTCATACAAATGGGCACACG TATTTTCTATTCGCTGCGTCACACCAACATCCTCTACTGGCACGACCTCCTGCCGCTGAGTATACCCATTGCCATATACCTGGGAACCGGGGGATCTCTAGGCGTTTGGATCTGCGTGCGCCAGTGGCTCGCGATGACGTCGATCGCCAGCTTCAGCTTCTGTGTGATTGGTCTGAATGCGGCGCATCACGATCCAGAAATCTATCACGAGGGCGATGCCAACCGTGAGGATCGAGACTGGGGTCTCTTCCAGGTGGACACGATTATCGACCGCGGAGATCTCAAGTGGTCGCAGTTCCTGGTGCTCACCCACTTTGGCGACCATGTGCTCCACCATCTCTTCCCGACCCTGGATCATGGCCTCCTGCCCGCTCTTTATCCGGTGCTTTATCAGACCCTCGACGAGTTCAAGGGTCATCTCCGCGAGTGCAACCACATTGAGCACATGATTGGCCAGCACAAGCAACTGTTGCGCATCGAGCCCAATCCCAGGGCTCCAGGGGCGGGAAAGTAG